The following are encoded together in the Bacteroidota bacterium genome:
- a CDS encoding cbb3-type cytochrome c oxidase subunit I, producing MSDHSHDHEHAEHHEEHHEQSFISKYVFSMDHKMIARQFLITAIFMAVAAMMMSTLFRLQLAWPDEKFAIMNWLLGDKWAPGGKMSPDIYLGLVTIHGTILVFFVLTGGLSGTFANLLIPYQVGARDMASPFLNMLSFHFFFWGAVLMIGGMFLPTGPAAPGWTVYPPLSALPQAMPGSGTGMTMWLISMTLFIISALLAGLNYIITVLNLRTMGMTMMRLPLTVWALLITAVLGVLSFPVLLSACLLLMFDRIIGTSFYLSDIYINGTPLEHSGGSPVLFQHLFWFLGHPEVYIIILPALGLMSEIISTNARKPIFGYKAMVGSILVIALLSFVVWGHHMFITGMNPFLGSVFVFTTVLIAIPSAVKAFNYITTLWKGTIRFTPAMMFVIGAVSTFITGGVTGIILADAALDINLHDNYFVVAHFHIVMGLSAILAMCGGVYHWFPKMFLRMMNKKLGYWHFWLTFIAAYGVFFPQHFLGLAGVPRRYYTNSAFPMFENLIDIEKMSTWFAILGAVAQFIFVFNFFYSIFRGNRAPKNPWGSNTLEWTVEVGHHHGNWGKHLPVVHRWAYDYSKPGAKEDFIPQTVPLEPGELDEGKGYH from the coding sequence ATGTCAGACCATTCACACGACCACGAACACGCAGAGCACCATGAGGAACATCACGAGCAGAGTTTTATCTCCAAGTATGTGTTCAGCATGGACCATAAAATGATTGCCCGCCAGTTTTTGATTACGGCAATCTTCATGGCAGTCGCGGCAATGATGATGTCCACTCTTTTCCGCCTGCAGTTAGCATGGCCCGATGAAAAATTCGCCATCATGAACTGGCTGCTCGGAGATAAATGGGCGCCCGGTGGAAAAATGTCTCCCGATATTTATCTCGGTCTCGTTACCATTCACGGAACCATTCTCGTGTTTTTCGTTCTCACAGGAGGATTGAGCGGAACATTTGCGAATCTTCTCATCCCTTATCAGGTGGGCGCACGCGATATGGCATCACCGTTTCTCAACATGCTTTCGTTTCATTTCTTTTTCTGGGGAGCCGTTCTTATGATAGGAGGAATGTTTCTTCCCACAGGACCTGCCGCACCGGGATGGACGGTTTATCCTCCGCTCAGCGCGCTTCCGCAGGCAATGCCGGGTTCGGGAACAGGAATGACGATGTGGCTAATCAGCATGACGCTCTTTATTATTTCTGCGCTGCTTGCCGGTTTGAATTACATCATCACTGTGCTTAACCTTCGCACAATGGGAATGACCATGATGCGCTTGCCGCTCACTGTTTGGGCGCTGCTCATCACTGCCGTGCTCGGAGTGCTTTCATTTCCTGTTTTACTTTCCGCCTGTTTGTTGTTGATGTTTGACAGAATAATCGGAACCAGTTTTTATCTCTCGGATATTTATATTAACGGAACGCCATTGGAACATTCTGGCGGAAGCCCGGTTTTGTTTCAGCATTTGTTCTGGTTCTTAGGGCATCCGGAAGTGTACATCATTATTCTTCCCGCGCTCGGGTTGATGTCAGAAATAATTTCCACCAACGCGCGCAAACCGATTTTCGGATACAAAGCAATGGTGGGAAGTATTCTTGTGATTGCGCTTCTTTCATTTGTTGTGTGGGGGCATCACATGTTCATCACGGGAATGAATCCGTTTCTCGGTTCGGTGTTCGTGTTCACCACCGTGCTGATTGCAATTCCTTCCGCGGTGAAAGCATTTAATTACATTACCACTCTCTGGAAAGGAACTATTCGCTTTACGCCCGCGATGATGTTCGTGATTGGTGCGGTTTCCACTTTTATTACCGGAGGTGTAACAGGAATTATTCTTGCCGATGCCGCGCTCGATATTAACCTGCATGATAATTATTTTGTGGTGGCGCACTTTCACATTGTGATGGGATTGTCTGCCATTCTCGCCATGTGCGGAGGTGTTTACCACTGGTTTCCGAAAATGTTTTTACGCATGATGAATAAGAAACTGGGCTACTGGCATTTCTGGCTCACGTTCATTGCGGCTTACGGAGTATTTTTTCCGCAGCACTTTTTAGGATTGGCGGGCGTGCCGCGAAGGTATTACACCAACTCCGCGTTCCCCATGTTTGAAAATCTTATTGACATAGAAAAGATGAGCACCTGGTTTGCCATACTCGGAGCGGTGGCTCAGTTTATTTTCGTGTTCAACTTTTTCTACAGCATTTTCCGCGGCAACCGCGCTCCTAAAAATCCATGGGGCTCCAACACGCTCGAGTGGACAGTGGAAGTGGGGCATCATCACGGAAACTGGGGAAAACATCTTCCGGTGGTTCACCGCTGGGCGTATGATTACAGCAAACCCGGAGCGAAAGAGGACTTCATTCCGCAAACCGTTCCTCTTGAGCCGGGCGAACTGGATGAAGGGAAAGGATACCATTAA